Sequence from the Streptomyces mobaraensis NBRC 13819 = DSM 40847 genome:
CAGGCCACCGTCGACGGGAGATCTCACGCCCCTCCCCCGCCCCCCGGCGCCGCGTCGGCGCGCCGGTTGTTGCGCTCGACCTCCGCCATGTGCGCCTCGGCCCAGGCGCGCAGGGCGGCGAGCGGCTCCTCCAGGGAGAGACCGAGGGCGGTCAGCCGGTAGTGCACGGCCGGCGGCACGGTCGGCTCGACGCGGCGGGCCGCGAGGCCGTCGCGTACCAGGCCGCGCAGGGTGACGGAGAGCATCTTCTGGGAGACGCCCGGCATCCGGCGCCGCAGCTCGGCGAACCGGACCTCTCCCGGGGCCGCCTCCGCCAGCACTTTGACCGCCATCGAGGTCCACTTGGAGCCGACGCGGTCGAGCAGCCGCCGCGTCGGGCAGTCCGGGTCGAACAGATCCCCGCGCCGGTCCGGAGTCGCCGTGGTCACCTGAAGCTCACCACCTGAGGGAGAAGTGCCGTCTTGGAACGTCGACCCTAGTCTCCTAGCGTGAGCTGGTCGCCTTTGGTTACCACCCCTCACCTGGGAGTTCCCATGCCCGAGTTGCGCTCCGTCCCCGTCCGCGGCATCGAACTGAATGTGGCCCTGGCCGGCTCCGGACCCGCCGTCCTCCTGCTGCACGGCTTCCCCCACACCTGGGAGCTGTGGACGGACGTGATGGCGGAGCTGTCCGACCGGTACCGGGTCATCGCGCCGGACCTGCGCGGCTTCGGCCGCAGCGGCCGCTCCCCCGCCGGGTACGACGCCCACCGGTCCCCCGCCCGGTACGACACCCACCGCTGCGCCAGCGGGTACGACGCCCGGTCCCTGGCCGACGACGCCGAGGCCCTGCTCACCGCGCTCGGCGAGCCCTCGGCCGCCGTGGTCGGCATCGACGCCGGCGCCCCGCCCGCCTTCCTCCTCGCCCTGCGCCGCCCCGAACGGGTCCGGCGGCTCGTCCTCATGGAATCCCTGCTCGGCACGCTCCCCGGGGCCGAGGACTTCCTCGCCGCCGGCCCCCCGTGGTGGTTCGGCTTCCACGCCGTCCCGGACCTGGCGGAGACCGTCCTGGAAGGGCACGAGGCCGAGTACGTCGACTGGTTCCTGCGCTCCGGCACCCTCGGCGACGGCGTCCGCCCTGCCCTGCGGGACGCGTTCGTCCGCGCCTACACCGGCCGCGACGCCCTGCGCGCCGCGTTCGCCGTCTACCGGGCCCTCCCCGAGAGCGCCGCGCGGATCGAACGCGCCACGGCCACCGCGCGGCTGACCGTGCCGACGATGGCGATCGGCGCCCACCCCGTCGGCAGGGCGCTGGAACACCAGCTCAGGCCCCTCACCGACGATCTGACCGGCCATCTGATCGAGGACTGCGGCCACATCGTCCCGCTCCACCGGCCGCGGGCGCTGCTCGCCCTGCTACGGCCCTTCCTCGCCGCCGACCGCGCGCCCCTCCCCGCCGCCGGCTGACACCGTCCCCTCGCCGTCCGGCCGAACAAGGCCACCGCCCGGCGATTGGCCGTGTCGGCAGCCTGCTCCGCGCCCTACCGTCCTGCCATGCGAATCCGAATCGTCGACGCGTTCACCGACCGCCCCTTCGCCGGCAACCCGGCCGGCGTCATGCTCTTCGACGGCCCCTTCCCCGACGACGACCGGCTCCAGGCCGTCGCCGCCGAGGTCAACCTCTCCGAGACGGCGTTCGCCCGGCCGCTGGACGGCACGCACCGAGGGGGTGAGGGGGAGGAAGCGGACTGGGCGCTGCGCTGGTTCACCCCGTCCACCGAGGTCGACATGTGCGGCCACGCCACCCTGGCCACGGCACACATCCTGCACACCACCGGCGCCGCCACCGGAACCGTGCGCTTCGCCACCCGCTGCGGTGTGCTCACCACGACGGCGCACGAGGACGGGTCCCTGACGCTGGACTTCCCGACGTCCTCGCTCACCCCGCTGGCCGTTCCCGACGGGCTGGCCGAGGCGCTCGGCGCCGCACCGCTGAGCGTGCACGACACCAGCGACCACATCGGCGACCTGCTCGTCGAACTGTCCGACGAGCGGACCGTCCACGCCCTGACCCCCGACTGGCACGCGCTGGCCGGCCGGTCCCGCCGGGGCGTCATCGTCACCGCGCCGGCCGCCGACCCCGCCCTCGGCTACGACTTCGTCTCCCGCGGCTTCTTCCCCAACGTGGGCATCGACGAGGACCCGGTCACCGGCAGCGCGCACACCGCGCTGGCCCCCTTCTGGGCGGCCCGCCTCGGCCGCACCGAGCTGACGGGCCTGCAGGGCGGCGCCCGGCGGGGACGGGTCCGTACCGCGCTGCGCGGCGACCGCACGCTGCTGACGGGCCGCGCGGTGACGGTGATCGACGGCGAGTTCCTCGTCTGACTCGTCCAAGCGGGGCGCCGGCGGAGGACACGGTGCACGGGGGCCGCCGGCGGCTCAGGCCGTCGGCAGCCACCCCACCTTCCCGGCGAGCAGCGCGTACCCGACGAACGCCACGATGTCGATCAGCGCGTGCGCCGCCACCAGCGGCCCCACCCGCCCCCACCGGCGGTACAGGAGAACGAAGAGGACGCCCATCGCCACGTTGCCGAAGAACCCGCCGATGCCCTGATAGAGGTGGTACGAGCCGCGCAGCACCGCGCTCGCGGCCAGGGCCGCCAGGGGCCCCCAGCCCGTCTGGCCCAGCCGGCGCAGCAGGTAGCCGACGACCACGACCTCCTCCAGCACCGCGTTCTGCACGGCGGAGGCGATCAGCACCGGGAACTTCCACCACACGTCCGGCAGCGACTCGGGCACCACCGTCAGGTTGGACCCGGCGGCCCGCGCCCCCAGGTACAGCAGCAGCCCGGTGCCACCCACGACGGCGGCGACGGCGGTGCCGCGCGCCAGGTCGGAGCCGGGGCGGCGGCGGTCGAAGCCGATGGACCGCAGCCCGGCGCCCTCGCGCGACAGCAGGTGGGCGACGAGGAGGACGGGCACCAGCGCGGTCGCGATGCCGAAGAGCTGCCAGGCGAGGTCCAGCCAGGGCCGGCCGGGTGCGTGGGAGGTGTTGAGCCGGGCCGCCTGGTCCTTGAGCCCGCCCGGCCGGGTGAGCGCGCCGATGAAGCTGATCAGCGCCGAGACCCCGCTGGCGCCCAGGGAGAGGGCCAGTACCAGGACGGTCTCGGTGCCCAGCGTCCGCCGGGACGGTACGGGGAGGGAGACCGGCCCGGCCGGGGCGCCCGGGGGTTCCTCCACACCCGGCTCCCCCGCGTCACGGGCGTCCTGTCGCGTCGCTCTGTTCACTCGTGGTCCACTCCTGCCTGCGCCCCTCGCCGTACCGCCCGCGCGTCGTCGCGTACGGCTCCGCGGCGGTGCCGCCACCGCGTCGTCCCAGCTTGCCCGACGGCCGCGGGCCCCGACCACAGAGGGGCTCCTCACGTGAGGTCGCGAGGTCAGGCGACCCCCACCGGCCAGGTGTGCACCGGCTCCCCGGTCGCCATCAGCTCGCAGTAGCGCCGTGTGGTGGCGGCCAGCGCGGCGTGCCGGTCCAGGCCGCGGTCCCGTGCCGCGTGGTAGGTGGCGGCCTGCCAGGACGCCCCGTTGGCGCGCCGCCGGCAGCGGCCCTCGATGACGCCGAGGTAGCGGTCGCGGTCGGCGGGTTCGACGCCCCAGGCGTCGAGGCCGGCGGCGGCGAGCGGCAGCAGTTCCTCGCGGACCAGCCGGACGGCGGGCACCCGGGCCACTCCTCCGTTGCGCCCCTTGGGCCAGCGCAGCACGGCGTCGATGCCGTGCCGGCAGGCGGCGTCGAAGTTGTCGGCCGCGGCGGCGAACGGCAGCCGCGTCCACACCGGCCGCGGCTCCTCCGCGAGGGCCCGGACGAGTCCGTAGTAGAACGCGGTGTTGGCCAGCACGTCGGTGACGGTCGGGCCCGCGGGCAGGACGCGGTTCTCCACCCGCAGGTGGGGGACGCCGTCGGCGATGCCGTAGACGGGCCGGTTCCAGCGGTAGACGGTGCCGTTGTGCAGGACGAGTTCGTCCAGTCGCGGCACCCCGCCCGCGTCCAGCACCCGCAGCGGGTCCTCGTCACCGCTGATGGGGAGCAGCGGGGGGAAGAAGCGGAGGTTCTCCTCGAAGAGTTCGTACGCCGAGTCGATCCACCGCTCCCCGAACCAGGTGCGCGGCCGTACGCCCTGCGCCTGCAGTTCGGGCGGGCGGGTGTCGGTGGACTGGACGAACAGCGGCGGCCGGCTCTCGCGCCACAGTTCGCGGCCGAAGAGGAACGGGGAGTTGGCGCCCACCGCGATCTGCGCGGCGGCCACCGCCTGGGCCGCGTTCCAGACGGCGGCGAACCGGCCGGGGGTGACCTGGAGGTGCAGTTGCACCGAAGTGCAGGCGGCCTCGGGGCAGATGGACCGCGCGGTGCAGGTCAGCCGCTCGACACCGGCGATGTCGATGCTGACGTCCTCGCCGCGGGCCGCCATCACCTGTTCGTTGAGAAGCGCGTAACGGTCGGCGGCGGAGAAGTTGTCCGGGACGAGGTCGTCCTGGCCGAGCGTCGGCAGAATGCCGATCATCACTATTCGGGAGCCCACTTCCCGGGCTTTCCGGTCGGCGTAGGAGAGGCCGGTGCGCAGTTCCTCGGCGAGTTGGTCGAGAACGCGCCCCGACAACCGGTGCGGGACAATGTTCACTTCCAGGTTGAATTGACCGAGTTCGGTCTGGAAATCATGGCTCGCGATACGCTCCAGCACCTTGGCATTCATCATGCTCGGCATACCGTCGGGGCCCGCCAGATTCAACTCGATCTCCAGCCCCATAAGGTTCCGGGGCCGGTCGAAACGCTTCTCCTCCAGTAACCTCCCCAGCCCTTCCAGGCACTGCCGGAGCTTGTCCCGATGCCGCTGCCGGTCGTCCAGGCCGAACTCCACGGCGGCGACCTTCTCACCCATGGACGCGTCCTCCTCCAGCGGTCGCCCTCGGCGCCGGCCCGTTCCCATCACGGTCGATGATGCCCAGACGAGGCGATCGAAACGCCTCACCCCGTCCCCGTATAACCGGTAGGCTGGCAACCAAGCGCACTCCGGCACATTCCCTTGGCATGACGGCAGCTCACGGCATGTCGCATTGCGCTGGTGATAAACGCCGACGAGTTTCGGCCGACCGTTCCCGGGAAAGAAACCGAGGTCAGGTGTGCGCGACCGGGAACGAAAACACCGAAAACGACCCCGCAGGCGGCCCTGATTTCCCCTTGCCGGAAATACCGGCGACAGCTAGCCGAAACACCCTGTGAACATGTGTCGTATAAACTCGGAGTGAGGCAGAGAGTAGGCGCCCCGGCAGTCGGTCCCGGCCCCCCTCTGACCCCGCACACCGACAGCGTCGTCACCTGCCAGCACCTGCGTGTCTCCGAAGTGAGAGGCGACCCATCATGCCGCTGCACATCCCCCCTGCCCCCGCGCCTGCCCTCCGTAGCGTCCGCACCGCCCTCGGCTCCCCCACCGCGGTCCGGGAGACCCGCACCCCGTCCCTGAAGGCCGCCCAGGGAGCGCTCAGCTGCGAACTCCCGCTTCCCGTCCACGTCCTGGAGCAGCACGCCCCGGCCGGTGCCACCCCCCGCACCCGGCTCACCGGCTGGCGCTTCCTGATCAAGGAGGACGAGCGCGCCATCGCCGCCGGCGAGGCCCGGCCGACCGCCGACGGCTGGACGTTCTCGCACTTCTTCGAGGGACCGTACGTCCTCTCCACCGAACTCGCCCTGCGGCAGGCGGAGTCGCTGTCGACGCCGTACCAGCCGCGCCTGCTGACCGTGCCCGGCCTCTACATGCTGACCTTGTGGCTGCACGGCGACGTCACGGCCGACGCCGAGTCCGGCCTGCCCGCCCCCGGCGACCTGCTGGTACCGCTCGCCCCCGCGCCGCCCGGCATCGCCGCCCACCGCCCGCACCGCTTCGCCGACCTGCTGCCGGTGCTCACCCTCCGGCTGACCCCCGCTCCCCTCACGACACCGATGCTGAAGACCGCGTGACGCGTCCCGACGGCGCCCCGTGACCCTCTCCGGTCGCGGGGCGCCGCGCCGTTTCCGCCCCTCCCGCCCCCCATGCCACCCCCATGCACTCCATGTCACCCACACGGCTCAGCGCGCGGAGGTCGACCCGAACCGACCGAAGGAGCAGACTTGTTGACAGCAACCGTCCGCATGGGTGACGCGTCTTCCTCCACAGCGGACCGCTGCTACGAAATCCCTGCGGAATCACGCCCGTAGGGCAACACTGGGAACGACAGACCACATCGTCACGGGGGGCGGCATGACCACCGCATCGAGCCGCAGCACAGCGACAGCAGCAGAGACATCCCAGCGAAAGAACCCTCCCATGTGCCAGCACCATCCCGCGTGCCCGTCAGCCGATTCCGCCGACCGGGAAGCCGCCCACCTCGTGGCGCACTTCCCCCAGCAGGGCTGGAGCCTGCTGTGCAACGGCGTCCTCTGCTTCGAGGACACCGGCGAACTGCTGCCGGACGGGCAGATCATCGCCCCGCACCGGCCGCTCGGCGCCGAGCATGTGGTGACGGCGGCCTGACGGCCCGTCGGCGCCGATGATCACCGCACGACACGACGAAAGGGCCGGCCCGGCGTTCCCGCCGGACCGGCCCTCCCCGTGTGACGGGCCCGTCGCCTAGCCCTCGTACTCGTCCAGCGGCGGGCAGGAGCAGACCAGGTTGCGGTCACCGAACGCGCCGTCGACCCGGCGCACCGGCGGCCAGTACTTGTCGGCCGCGGAGACCCCGCCCGGGAAGACCGCGGTCTGTCGGTCGTACGGGTGCTCCCACGCACCGGCGACCGACGCGGCGGTGTGCGGGGCATTGCGCAGCGGGTTGTCGTCCTTGTCCCACTCGCCCGTGCCGACCTTCTCGATCTCGGCGCGGATCGCGATCATCGCCTCGCAGAACCGGTCGAGCTCGCCGAGGTCCTCGCTCTCGGTGGGCTCGATCATCAGCGTGCCGGCCACCGGGAACGACATGGTCGGCGCGTGGAAGCCGTAGTCGATCAGGCGCTTGGCGACGTCGTCGACGGTGACGCCGGTCGCCTTGGTGAGCGGCCGGAGGTCCACGATGCACTCGTGGGCGACGAGGCCGTTGGGGCCGGTGTAGAGCACCGGGTAGTGCGGCTCCAGGCGCTTGGCGATGTAGTTGGCGCTCAGCACCGCGACCTGGGTCGCGGCCTTGAGCCCCTCGCCGCCCATCAGCCGGACGTACGCCCAGGAGATCGGCAGAATGCCGGCCGAGCCCCACGGCGCCGCCGAGATCGGGCCGACCCCGGTCTCCGGGCCCGCGGCGGGCTGGAGCGGGTGGTTGGGCAGGTACGGCGCGAGGTGGGCGCGGACGGCGACGGGGCCGACGCCCGGACCGCCGCCGCCGTGCGGGATGCAGAAGGTCTTGTGCAGGTTCAGGTGCGAGACGTCGCCCCCGAACTCGCCCGGCTTCGCCACGCCCACCAGGGCGTTGAGGTTGGCGCCGTCCACGTACACCTGGCCGCCGGCCTCGTGGACGAGGGCGCAGATCTCGCTGATGTGCTCCTCGAACACCCCGTGCGTGGAGGGGTAGGTGACCATGAGGACGGCCAGCTCGTCGCGGTGCTTCTCGATCTTGCCGCGCAGGTCGTCGGCGTCGACCTCGCCGTCCTCGCCCGTCTTGACGACGACGACGCGCATGCCGGCCATCACGGCGCTGGCCGCGTTGGTGCCGTGCGCGGAGGACGGGATGAGGCAGACGGTCCGCTGCTCGTCACCGTTGGCGCGGTGGTAGGCGCGCACGGCCAGCAGACCGGCCAGCTCGCCCTGCGAACCGGCGTTGGGCTGGAGCGAGACCTTGTCGTAGCCGGTGACCTCGGCCAGCCGCTCCTCCAGCTCGCGGATGAGCGTGAGGTAGCCCTCGGCCTGGTCCGCCGGGGCGAACGGGTGCAGCGCGCCGAACTCCGGCCAGGTGACCGGCTCCATCTCGGTCGTCGCGTTGAGCTTCATGGTGCAGGAGCCCAGCGGGATCATGCCCCGGTCCAGCGCGTAGTCCCGGTCGGCGAGCCGGCGCAGGTAGCGCAGCATCGCGGTCTCGGAGCGGTGCTGGTGGAAGACCGGGTGGGTGAGGAAGTCGGAGCCGCGCAGCAGCCCCTCGGGGAGGGCGTCGGCGGTGGCGGCGTCCAGCGCCTCGACGTCCGCGGTCACCCCGAACGCGGCCCAGACGGCGGCCAGGTGCTCGCGGGTGGTGGTCTCGTCGCAGGCGATGCCGACGGTGTCGGCGTCCGTCCGGCGCAGGTTGACGCCCCGCTCCAGGGCGGCGGCGACGATCTCGTCGGCCCGGCCCGGCACCCGCGCGGTGACGGTGTCGAAGTACGCGCCGTGCACGACCTCGACGCCGCCGGCCCGCAGGCCCTCGGCGAGCAGCGTGGCGTAGCGGTGGACGCGGCGCGCGATGCCGGTGAGCCCGTCGGGCCCGTGGTACACGGCGTACATCCCGGCCATGACCGCCAGCAGGACCTGCGCGGTGCAGATGTTGCTGGTGGCCTTCTCGCGGCGGATGTGCTGCTCGCGGGTCTGGAGGGCCAGGCGGTACGCCTTGTCGCCGTCCGCGTCGACGGAGACGCCGACGAGGCGGCCGGGCAGGCTGCGCGCGAACTGCTCGCGGACGGCCATGTAGCCGGCGTGCGGCCCGCCGAAGCCCATCGGCACGCCGAACCGCTGGCTGGTGCCGACGGCGATGTCGGCGCCCAGCTCGCCGGGCGGGGTGAGCAGCGTCAGGGCCAGCAGGTCGGCGGCGACGGTGACGACGGCGCCCAGCTCGTGGGCCCGCTCGATGACCGGCCGCAGGTCGCGGACGGCACCGGAGGCGCCGGGGTACTGGAGCAGCACGCCGAACACGCCGCGCTCGGCGATCTCGTCCGGGATGCCGGCCGAGAGGTCGGCGACGACGACCTCGACACCGGTCGGCTCGGCGCGGGTCTCGATGACGGCCACGGTCTGCGGCAGCGCGTCGGCGTCGACGAGGAACACCCCGCCCTTGACCTTGCCCACACGCCGCGCGAGCGCCATCGCCTCGGCGGCGGCCGTGCCCTCGTCGAGCAGCGAGGCACCCGAGGTCGGCAGCCCGGTGAGGTCGGCGACGACGGTCTGGAAGTTGAGCAGGGCCTCCAGGCGGCCCTGGGAGATCTCCGGCTGGTACGGGGTGTAGGCCGTGTACCAGGCGGGGTTCTCCATGACGTTGCGGAGGATCACCGGCGGCGTGAACGTGCCGTGGTAGCCGAGCCCGATCATGGGCACGAGCACCTGGTTGCGGTCCGCGAGGCCGCGCAGCTCGGCGATCACCTCGGCCTCGCCGCGGGGCGCGGGCAGCCGGAGCGCCTCGGCGCTCTTGATCACGTCCGGCACGGCGGCGGCGGTGAGTTCGTCCAGCGAGCCGAAGCCGACATGGGCGAGCATCTTCGCCTGCGCCTCGCTGTCGGGGCCTATGTGGCGGCCGGCGAAGGGAGTGCCGCGCTCCAGGTCGGAGAGGGCGATGCGGTGGGCGGTCATCTGCGGGGGCCTCCTGGTCATTGCGACCTGCGAGGGGTACCACGGCGCGGGTACCCGGACGGCCTCCCCCTCTGTCATCTCGACCTGAGAGCTTCACCGGGTCCTTGGTGACGCGACCCGGCTTTCACCGTCGGTGAGGAGGGGCTCGGCGTGGTGCCCGGTCCGGTGCCCGCCCTGCTTTCCAGAGTGACCTCGTCCGCGCGGTACGTGTGCCTGAGAGATTCCGGGGAGGATTTGCTCCTTCGGCGCCCCCGACGGATCCGTCGGGGCAATGCCCGTCCGGCTCCTGGGGGACTCTCCCGCGCGGGGTCCACAGCCAATCGCCAGCCTACCAGCGGCGATGCCGACGGCGGATCTCCTGGACCGGTGCTTTTCCGCGCGGTCCCCCATTACTCC
This genomic interval carries:
- a CDS encoding PhzF family phenazine biosynthesis protein produces the protein MRIRIVDAFTDRPFAGNPAGVMLFDGPFPDDDRLQAVAAEVNLSETAFARPLDGTHRGGEGEEADWALRWFTPSTEVDMCGHATLATAHILHTTGAATGTVRFATRCGVLTTTAHEDGSLTLDFPTSSLTPLAVPDGLAEALGAAPLSVHDTSDHIGDLLVELSDERTVHALTPDWHALAGRSRRGVIVTAPAADPALGYDFVSRGFFPNVGIDEDPVTGSAHTALAPFWAARLGRTELTGLQGGARRGRVRTALRGDRTLLTGRAVTVIDGEFLV
- a CDS encoding winged helix-turn-helix transcriptional regulator → MTTATPDRRGDLFDPDCPTRRLLDRVGSKWTSMAVKVLAEAAPGEVRFAELRRRMPGVSQKMLSVTLRGLVRDGLAARRVEPTVPPAVHYRLTALGLSLEEPLAALRAWAEAHMAEVERNNRRADAAPGGGGGA
- a CDS encoding DUF5999 family protein yields the protein MCQHHPACPSADSADREAAHLVAHFPQQGWSLLCNGVLCFEDTGELLPDGQIIAPHRPLGAEHVVTAA
- the gcvP gene encoding aminomethyl-transferring glycine dehydrogenase; amino-acid sequence: MTAHRIALSDLERGTPFAGRHIGPDSEAQAKMLAHVGFGSLDELTAAAVPDVIKSAEALRLPAPRGEAEVIAELRGLADRNQVLVPMIGLGYHGTFTPPVILRNVMENPAWYTAYTPYQPEISQGRLEALLNFQTVVADLTGLPTSGASLLDEGTAAAEAMALARRVGKVKGGVFLVDADALPQTVAVIETRAEPTGVEVVVADLSAGIPDEIAERGVFGVLLQYPGASGAVRDLRPVIERAHELGAVVTVAADLLALTLLTPPGELGADIAVGTSQRFGVPMGFGGPHAGYMAVREQFARSLPGRLVGVSVDADGDKAYRLALQTREQHIRREKATSNICTAQVLLAVMAGMYAVYHGPDGLTGIARRVHRYATLLAEGLRAGGVEVVHGAYFDTVTARVPGRADEIVAAALERGVNLRRTDADTVGIACDETTTREHLAAVWAAFGVTADVEALDAATADALPEGLLRGSDFLTHPVFHQHRSETAMLRYLRRLADRDYALDRGMIPLGSCTMKLNATTEMEPVTWPEFGALHPFAPADQAEGYLTLIRELEERLAEVTGYDKVSLQPNAGSQGELAGLLAVRAYHRANGDEQRTVCLIPSSAHGTNAASAVMAGMRVVVVKTGEDGEVDADDLRGKIEKHRDELAVLMVTYPSTHGVFEEHISEICALVHEAGGQVYVDGANLNALVGVAKPGEFGGDVSHLNLHKTFCIPHGGGGPGVGPVAVRAHLAPYLPNHPLQPAAGPETGVGPISAAPWGSAGILPISWAYVRLMGGEGLKAATQVAVLSANYIAKRLEPHYPVLYTGPNGLVAHECIVDLRPLTKATGVTVDDVAKRLIDYGFHAPTMSFPVAGTLMIEPTESEDLGELDRFCEAMIAIRAEIEKVGTGEWDKDDNPLRNAPHTAASVAGAWEHPYDRQTAVFPGGVSAADKYWPPVRRVDGAFGDRNLVCSCPPLDEYEG
- a CDS encoding CPBP family intramembrane glutamic endopeptidase, with product MEEPPGAPAGPVSLPVPSRRTLGTETVLVLALSLGASGVSALISFIGALTRPGGLKDQAARLNTSHAPGRPWLDLAWQLFGIATALVPVLLVAHLLSREGAGLRSIGFDRRRPGSDLARGTAVAAVVGGTGLLLYLGARAAGSNLTVVPESLPDVWWKFPVLIASAVQNAVLEEVVVVGYLLRRLGQTGWGPLAALAASAVLRGSYHLYQGIGGFFGNVAMGVLFVLLYRRWGRVGPLVAAHALIDIVAFVGYALLAGKVGWLPTA
- a CDS encoding alpha/beta fold hydrolase — translated: MPELRSVPVRGIELNVALAGSGPAVLLLHGFPHTWELWTDVMAELSDRYRVIAPDLRGFGRSGRSPAGYDAHRSPARYDTHRCASGYDARSLADDAEALLTALGEPSAAVVGIDAGAPPAFLLALRRPERVRRLVLMESLLGTLPGAEDFLAAGPPWWFGFHAVPDLAETVLEGHEAEYVDWFLRSGTLGDGVRPALRDAFVRAYTGRDALRAAFAVYRALPESAARIERATATARLTVPTMAIGAHPVGRALEHQLRPLTDDLTGHLIEDCGHIVPLHRPRALLALLRPFLAADRAPLPAAG
- a CDS encoding glutamate-cysteine ligase family protein — protein: MGEKVAAVEFGLDDRQRHRDKLRQCLEGLGRLLEEKRFDRPRNLMGLEIELNLAGPDGMPSMMNAKVLERIASHDFQTELGQFNLEVNIVPHRLSGRVLDQLAEELRTGLSYADRKAREVGSRIVMIGILPTLGQDDLVPDNFSAADRYALLNEQVMAARGEDVSIDIAGVERLTCTARSICPEAACTSVQLHLQVTPGRFAAVWNAAQAVAAAQIAVGANSPFLFGRELWRESRPPLFVQSTDTRPPELQAQGVRPRTWFGERWIDSAYELFEENLRFFPPLLPISGDEDPLRVLDAGGVPRLDELVLHNGTVYRWNRPVYGIADGVPHLRVENRVLPAGPTVTDVLANTAFYYGLVRALAEEPRPVWTRLPFAAAADNFDAACRHGIDAVLRWPKGRNGGVARVPAVRLVREELLPLAAAGLDAWGVEPADRDRYLGVIEGRCRRRANGASWQAATYHAARDRGLDRHAALAATTRRYCELMATGEPVHTWPVGVA